In the Topomyia yanbarensis strain Yona2022 chromosome 3, ASM3024719v1, whole genome shotgun sequence genome, one interval contains:
- the LOC131686770 gene encoding uncharacterized protein LOC131686770 produces the protein MPVEESVSTELVERAQLLRVMLASASVAEHLCDEMDRCFPVLKLLLKEKKPVNDILDMFPHLCSYEGLVIRQMFERLYPNRTEGLKIEDVFSQCLSYSPSRFSRVEDDHIRGCLRIISHMPIRGQKRTLVGCPTVGEEHSASILIRWIGECLDTYVASPATDSKLHMVCVASPMKRGNYAVICEKKVIFETNNSIHAVEILFKCYAVLGVEVPPNFRMFWDFLACAIYNIIPHSQRTTVNRLVQTFIEVSRARIDNK, from the exons ATGCCTGTAGAAGAGTCCGTTTCAACTGAACTTGTAGAGCGGGCTCAATTGCTCCGAGTAATGCTTGCATCGGCATCAGTAGCAGAACATctttgtgatgaaatggaccGATGCTTTCCAGTCCTCAAACTGttattaaaagaaaagaaacccgTTAATGATATCTTGGATATGTTTCCACACCTGTGTTCATATGAAGGATTGGTG attcgtcAAATGTTTGAGAGATTGTATCCTAACAGAACAGAAGGTCTCAAAATCGAGGATGTCTTCTCTCAGTGTCTATCTTATTCACCGTCCAGATTCTCTAGAGTAGAAGATG ATCACATTCGAGGATGCTTGAGAATAATTTCTCATATGCCAATTCGCGGACAAAAAAGAACGCTGGTAGGCTGTCCAACTGTAGGCGAAGAACATTCGGCTTCAATTTTAATTCGTTGGATTGGG GAGTGCTTAGATACATACGTGGCATCCCCCGCAACTGATTCCAAACTACACATGGTGTGCGTAGCAAGCCCGATGAAAAGAGGAAATTATGCCGTCAtttgtgagaaaaaagttatattcgagaCTAACAATTCTATTCATGCAgtggaaattttattcaaatgctACGCAGTTCTCGGAGTGGAGGTGCCACCTAATTTTAGAATGTTTTGGGACTTTCTGGCATGTgccatatataatataattccgCACAGTCAGAGGACAACTGTGAATAGACTCGTCCAAACTTTTATTGAAGTTTCCCGCGCACGTATTGACAACAAATAa